A single region of the Streptomyces sp. NBC_01803 genome encodes:
- a CDS encoding putative T7SS-secreted protein: MGNRPADWHPLTEDGRDPVPGDWEMVKEAAARYRRTADSIERARTLLSNTTQTSDGWEGRAGDAFREKATELSDNIFKAHGRYDATANALAGYWPALQDAQEESLELRTRAQNAQTDISSHQGQIDGIDTDTGTDEDQEDSQRRLDQAQERLGEAQDMLNAARARLAEVVAAKDNAAQAAANAIGDFIDDDGLEDGWKDRLGTVLDVLKNVLITIGEWAARVAAIAGVLALLVGWIPIIGQALAGILGAIALIASVFSLVGNILKGDWLGALIDIVGIATFGIGRAAGGLLKAAGQSTRFQAFRSLRGMSQFGNRAARTARAEGIVGNTAGRLHGLSVEARAFTKPSGLLGWGREAFGGGLDFAKNFRALRDAPWSRVLPDTGSMFRNIPQNFRTAGPGGALQAGAHQFFGAPGAAADALSLGRAAQNGASFSGFAGASAAQWGSGGAGAVSGMGGLIFKDGVDSIWNWPSLSVGGDNPLPGDAVAAGDFSYQESEAMPVPAR, encoded by the coding sequence ATGGGAAACCGGCCGGCGGACTGGCATCCGCTCACGGAGGACGGCCGGGACCCGGTCCCCGGCGACTGGGAGATGGTCAAGGAGGCCGCGGCCCGTTACCGCCGCACCGCCGACTCGATCGAGCGTGCCCGCACGCTGCTGAGCAACACGACGCAGACCAGCGACGGCTGGGAGGGCCGGGCGGGCGACGCCTTCCGCGAGAAGGCCACCGAGCTGTCCGACAACATCTTCAAGGCGCACGGCCGTTACGACGCCACCGCCAACGCGCTCGCCGGATACTGGCCGGCCCTCCAGGACGCGCAGGAGGAGAGCCTGGAGCTGCGCACCCGGGCGCAGAACGCGCAGACCGACATCAGCTCCCACCAGGGCCAGATCGACGGCATCGACACCGACACCGGCACCGACGAGGACCAGGAGGACTCGCAGCGCCGGCTCGACCAGGCCCAGGAGCGGCTCGGCGAGGCCCAGGACATGCTGAACGCGGCCCGCGCGCGGCTGGCCGAGGTGGTGGCGGCCAAGGACAACGCGGCTCAGGCGGCGGCGAACGCGATCGGCGACTTCATCGACGACGACGGCCTTGAGGACGGCTGGAAGGACCGGCTGGGCACGGTCCTCGACGTCCTGAAGAACGTGCTGATCACCATCGGGGAATGGGCGGCCAGAGTGGCCGCGATCGCGGGCGTGCTGGCCCTGCTCGTCGGCTGGATCCCGATCATCGGCCAGGCCCTGGCGGGCATCCTCGGCGCCATCGCCCTGATCGCGAGCGTGTTCTCGCTGGTCGGCAACATCCTCAAGGGTGACTGGCTCGGCGCCCTGATCGACATCGTCGGCATCGCGACCTTCGGCATCGGCCGCGCCGCGGGCGGTCTGCTGAAGGCGGCCGGCCAGTCGACGCGGTTCCAGGCGTTCCGGAGCCTGCGCGGCATGTCGCAGTTCGGCAACCGGGCGGCCAGGACCGCGCGCGCCGAGGGCATCGTCGGCAACACCGCCGGGCGGCTGCACGGACTCAGCGTCGAGGCACGGGCGTTCACCAAGCCCTCCGGGCTGCTCGGCTGGGGCCGCGAGGCGTTCGGCGGCGGCCTGGACTTCGCGAAGAACTTCCGGGCGCTGCGCGACGCGCCCTGGAGCCGGGTGCTGCCGGACACGGGCTCGATGTTCCGCAACATCCCGCAGAACTTCCGCACCGCCGGTCCCGGCGGCGCGCTCCAGGCGGGCGCGCACCAGTTCTTCGGCGCGCCCGGTGCCGCCGCGGACGCGCTGTCGCTGGGCCGGGCCGCGCAGAACGGCGCCAGCTTCTCCGGTTTCGCGGGCGCCAGCGCCGCGCAGTGGGGCAGCGGCGGCGCCGGGGCCGTCTCCGGCATGGGCGGCCTGATCTTCAAGGACGGCGTGGACTCGATCTGGAACTGGCCCTCGCTGTCGGTCGGCGGCGACAACCCGTTGCCCGGCGACGCGGTCGCGGCCGGTGACTTCTCCTACCAGGAGAGCGAGGCCATGCCGGTGCCCGCCCGATGA